Genomic DNA from Carettochelys insculpta isolate YL-2023 chromosome 15, ASM3395843v1, whole genome shotgun sequence:
GCAGGTGCCCTTGTAAGCTGCTCACCAGCTCTGGGAGCTCAGCCTGACCTATTTCCACCTGCGTTTATACTCAGGGGCAGACTCACCAACAGGAAAGTGGCCCTTCTTGGTGATGTGAATCCAGCCACAGCCCTTAGTGATCTGTAATGATTACTTACTATTAAAATACTTGCCCCTCCCCATAGTTGCGTAACAGAGGCCTGATTCCACAGAACACTCCAACCACATGCTCAACTTCCACCACCTGTTTATGTGCCCTTGATGTCAGGGATATTGACTGGAAGTTCAGCACATTTAAATGATTTGGTGAATTACAGCCTGAGCTGTAACCCATCATTTGTCATAGCTCCCTAGCAAGGAATGTTAAGAGAATCAATTTTCTTCTactgagagggaaactgaggtacagggaGGACAAGTCTGAGGTTCTCAAAAGCACCTACAGGAGTTCTAGACTCAGTTCCCATTAAATTTCGAAAGACATTAGATGCCTAACTATCTTTGAAGATGGGGCTCCAACCTTCCCAAGGCTTCTTTGAACTTCTGCCTCTGCTCCCAACTctccctattttgtttcaggaagaagggttctttcaaagatggggtttattttcaaaagagccccatctacattggtttttttccttttgaaagaatctcttccagagattatacaaatgaaccatgatatgtaaatcagggactcatttgcatttccccccccatttgcattccactttcaaaagagaaatgcacgtgtagacgtcatCTTTCGGAAACACTGACCTAAATGTatcagaggtagccgagttagtttctatcttcaaagacaaaaagaagtcctgtggcactttatagactaacacatattttggacccgctttgtcagatgcatgagtgatctAAATCGTAAAGGTCTGTATCTTTTTATTtctcaatgaagctgttgtaagtaggattattagagactttaaaaaataCCACTGGTACTTGGACCtacatagatgtcaaaaggtcatATATTGTCACCCCGGATCCAAAAGgttgctgcctccctgcccccagatgaAAGTCTGTGTCCTCTGTAAATGACTGGTCCTCTTCTGTATATGGTGAGGTGCTGCAGGCTTTGTGTGATGGCATATCTGTGCTATCACTGCAAACTGGGAAGATTGTCAGAGCCATGTTAACTGTACTTGTAGACTGTTCCGGTTCCGTATCAGTCCAGGAAGCAGCGGTATGGGGAGCTGGTACTCCAGGCAGGGAGTCTTCCATGGTGCTGTGCTATCTCACGACACTGGGACATTCACCTTCCTTCCACTGCGGTCAGCAAGGGATCTGCTGTAGCTTCCTGTACTTCCTGGCTTGCTTGACAGAAGCCGCTCTTAGGAAAGGGCCTATTTCTTAGACAAGTATGAAGAAGGCCGAGTGCTATCACGGTTCTCGGCTTGCAGCCCACAAGCCCCTTCAGCAGCGGCGACGTGCTGAATGGGGAAGAGGACGATGACGCAAGGAACAGACGTGGGCACCTGGCCAGCGCGCGGATGTTCTGCCAGCAGGACGCAGTGACCTGAAGCTGAGAACTCGGGGTTGCAGGCACCGTCTGGAAAGGGCGGAGGCGCCACACTGGGGGGAGCGCTCATCTCGGATGAGAGCCACGCCGGCATCCGCCCCGCGGGGCTCCGCAAGGGACAGCGGCCCAGCCCCGGAGGCGCTTTTAAACACGAGAAAGCGAGGAGTGGCGGCGAGGGCGGGGGCGGGACCGGGACCGGGACCGTCCCACTCGCCTCCCTACCCGCGGCCAGGGCTCGAACCCAGCCGAGCCTCCGGCGGCGGCAGCGGCCCTTCGGAGCAGGAACCGGATGTTGTTTTCACAGCGGAAGTGGCCGTGAGCGACACTCTGTGTTCCATGTTCCATCTCTATGGCTGCGCGGTCCGTTCCGCTCCGAGGCGCACGGGGCGCTGCCCAGGGAGGCCGGGGCCTCGCCTGTCGCTAACTCGGCCAGGCCCTTCCGCTTCCTCTTGGGAGTCGGGACCTGGGGCCCGGCGGTGAGTGCGGGCTGTGGGGAGGAGCGAGTCTCCGCCGCCCCCGGGCCACTAGGGCGAGGGAAACAAAGCGAGAGGGGCAGTCTGGGGCTTGACGCCGCTGCAGGCTCGCGTGGCGAAGCGCCGCAGGTCCCCGCGGGGCCCGGTCGCGGGAGGGGCTGGAGTTGGGGGAGGTGAGGAGCCGTGTCGCGTCCCGGGGATTCCGCCGGCCCTTGCTGGCGCCTGGGCGGTGCGCGGGCGGCGGGGCTGGATCGGGGCCCCGGATATTTCCCCCGCGAGTCTGGCTGGGTCGAAGGGGCCCTCGGGGGCGCGGACGCTGGGTCCAGGTTCCTCGGCTGGCGTGTGGCCTGGGGCAGAACTCGCCTGTGTTCTCACAGCCCCTGTCTTTCCAGCGTTGCTCAGGGAATCGGAGCCAAGGGTCCTGTGCAGAGGCTCCCCTCAGGGCCGCTCAGGTCAGGCTGGGCTTGTCTCATGGACAGGCATAAAGTGAAGCGTCAGAGGCTGGACCGGATTTGCGAAGGTAACTTTCTGTTCTGCAGCCTTGGGGGCACCATTCAGGACTTGGTTGTGTTTCTGGGAAGGTGTGTTTGGTTGAGCTGAGTGAGCTGGGGATGTTACTGTAGCAGTAGGGAAGTACTGAAACAGTCCCCGCCCACAGCTGCCTCGGGGGGATGGGGGGCGCTGGGGCGactgtggacaggggctgctcctgggctggagcatccctgcctgctGTGTGCTCGAGGCCACCACAGATGGGAACtgctggagccccccccccccccccagctgtggcagtgctgtaGGTGGGGACACACCAGCCAGGCTGGCGCAACCTTGGGTCTCTGGTGTGCTGCTGGTGGGTCAGCCCGAGCCCACTGGAGCAACTCCTGTCTGCAGTAGTGGGTACACTCCACCCATGTTAATTGGTTAACCTGTTAAACTTAGAAggtaaccaattaaatggggttTTACATCCCTAGAATAAACCTGAAACTTAGTTCCTGCAGGCAGGGGGAACTGGAATGATCCTTTAGTGGAGTTAGGTGCTCTGCTCTCATTTCTGTGCAGTCCACAGATTAGAGAGTCAGAGGATTAAGATGAATTTGGGACATCTTCTTTAAACCCCATCACTTTTCATCTTCTAGAGGATGCCGTTTTTCTGTTCTGGTTGCAGTGAGTGAAAAATTTTGAAAGcctttagaacagtgtttctgaaCTGGGGGTATGTGTACCATTGGGAGTACacggaggtcttccagggggtacttCAGCTTATTTAgctatttgtctagttttacaacaggctacataaaaaaaaaaaaattagtcagtgttcattcagacagtgacttgtttatactgtttcatgtgccttatgctgaagtgtaagtataatatttctattccaattcatttatttgagaatcagatggtagaaagtcaggaagttttcagtagcagttttctgtgatatttttgtgtgtttttgtaagtactttttaagtgaggtgtaatttggtggtatgcaaaacaaatgtgactcctgaaaaaggtacagtaatctggaaaggttgaatgacacttgtttcaagacctcagattaccttaggaccatgtttctcaactggtgataTGCGTACCCGTAGGGGTACATGGGTGAAGTGTGGGTGTACTTTCTATATTAAAAACAGgattctttgttttaaataaaagttaagaaacactgctttagaagaTGTTGTAGAAATTTTCGCAGTGAGATTCAGAGTTGAGAATATGGATACTGTGACTACAGTATTATGAAACAATAGAtacataatatattttattaagaGTGCAAGCTAGAGATGAGGAATAGTACTCCTTAATGGGGCATCTTGAGATAGACAGAGTTTATAAGGGCGATTAACGCCCTGCCTCCTTGCTGCAAGAAACACTCCTTTGGCCTTGGCACAGCAGTCCTTCCTATCACTCGTTGAAGCTCTGGGATTGTActctggggccgtgtctacacttgccaaaaacttcgaaatggccatgcaaatggccatttcgaagtttactaatgaagcgctgaaatacatattcagcgcctcattagcatgcgggtggccgcagcacttcgaaattgacacagctcgtccagacagggctgcttttcgaaagcaccccgctcacttcgaagtacccttattcccatgagcagatggaaagagggggacttcgaagtagccggggtccttttgaaaaggagctctgtctggatgagccgcgcggcagcgagctgcgtcaatttcaaagtaccgcggccgcccgcacgctaatgaggcactgaatatgtatttcaccacttcattagtaaacttcgatttcgaagtttttggctagtgtagatgtagcttgggaGAGTTGTCTAGCAAGTGCACAAGCAGAGAGATCTTGATGGTGGGGAAAAAACTGGATGAGAAGCAGTTGTCCAATTTATTTCAGGTGCTTTAAAGATATTGAAGTTCTAGCTCCTAATAGGTACTTTCTGTCTTTGCTAATATGAGGCAGGAACTTTGTATTAAGAACCCTctgaaaaaagagagaactttcaaTCCAAGGCCTAGAAGGGAAAGCAgaatgtgagcagctggggacaTAATGAATTGTGAAGCACAGGTCCTGCTGTATAgttacagagagatagctgtgttaggtCCTGCTGCAAATCTGATGTTGGTTGACCACATGTTTTATATCCTTAGCCCAAAATATGGTGGCTACTATCTTAGTAGGTATCCTGGTCTGTCATATAACATGAATTGAGGAAAGTTTGTGGGAACAGAATTCTGTAACAATATTGATACCCTTGTTACACTTCTCTATATGCATATTTGTTTCTCATTCAGCACTATTCATACAATGTTCTGAACCCTGTTGCTGATGAAGCTGCTCATTCTGGGCCCTCAAAACTTTTTCTGCTGTGTCCTGCATACCAGAAGTCTAGATATTTCTAATTTGGCTTCCTTTTCCTACATTTCTTCTGAGCTTGTTGACTCTTCCACATCCCCACTGAACACTTTTTTTCCTTAGTCTTGTACTATGGGGATGTAGGTTTTTGTGCTCTGCTAGATCAGTTCTGATTTACATATGCCCTCTTGCTCCTGTTAATTATGGGTTCCATAAATTTAAATTTACTACTTCACTGCTTGGCGCTATTGTCTTCGTCTCTAGGCATACGGCCCCCTATTGTGAATGGCCCGATGCCGGCCCGACCACTGGTTGCACTCCTAGATGGGAGGGATTGCACTGTGGAAATGCCAATCCTGAAGGATGTTGCTACAGTGGCTTTTTGCGATGCTCAGTCAACTCAGGAAATCCATGAGAAGGTAGGGAGAGTAAAAGAGCGTCTGTGGGGATGGAGCTGACTGTCTCTGTGCCATGATAGAGGTAAAGAGTAGAGAACAGTTCTCAGGCTGGTATGTCTTCTGTTGTGGTTGTAGGTGCTGAATGAGGCTGTGGGAGCTCTGATGTACCACACCATTACCTTGTCCCGCCAGGACCTGGAGAAGTTCAAAGCCCTCCGAGTCATTGTGCGTATTGGCAGTGGCTATGACAATGTGGACATCAAATCAGCTGCAGAATTGGGTATGAAGACAACAAGTGGACTGTTTTGGGGTCCAAAGTGAATGTATAGAAGAATATAACACATTTTCCCACTTTGCCCTTGAGAAACAAGGTCTGTAATGGCCAGCACCCTATAAAAGAATTTCATAGAGAGctgttggggggaagggagggcttCTTTAGAAAGCAGATAGAATGTTTGAACTCAAAGATTAAAGGGCAGCTGGCCTGAGAAGAAAGTTAAAATTCTTAGGCCATTCATATATAGGGATTGTGAAGATCCTGAGTCCAGGACCTAAGGAAGGATAAATATAATCTTTGGATGCTACACTTTTACAGGTGAGGAGGTCTTGGTTTTGTTAGTTTCAGTCAGGTCTATTATATGAATACAAAGTTCCCAAGGAAAGAATTGAATTATTGGACAAGTTTAGTTCAAATGTTTAGTAGTTACCATGTGCCTTTCTAATAGCTTTTGTACGCAACTAAATTCTCTCTGAGCGCTCCATAAGGAATGTGGGGTATAGGTGTCAGATATTTGTGACTGAGGGTTGTCATTGCTGTTCCAACTgcttgggtgggggcaggtggtccaaatgaattttttttatctttgtttATATTATAGGCGCAGCCAACAggtgtgtacagtaaacccttgagatacacacAGGACCAGGgaaaaaccactcctgtcagggacggcagcatgactcatggctgctgcccctgacaggagtggtttcttgtctggagcagcagctgtgagtcaggctgccgtTCCTGACAGGCAGCTGCTTATGGTGCCGGTTCTTCCAGCTGGGAGGACCAGTGCAGCAAGTAGCTGTCTGTGCACCAggttccccagctgggagcctggaGGGTACATAGTTGCTTGCAGCACGGGGAGAAGCTGGGGACCACGTGGCTGTCTGTCCCCCTAAACACccccccaatttatgcaaaattcgatttatgcagaggttgcccaggacgcaaCTTCCGTGTagattgagggattactgtacagtgCTGAGCCTTCTGTGCTTTTACTTCCCTCCTGGGTTTTATTCCTGGTCCTTAATTAGTAGTTGGACTAGTGTTGTGTCTTTTTTTAGGTCCTTTTAAGTTTTGCTAAGGTAAAATTTTGTAGGCTAAATCTCTAGGAAAGCTTCCTCTCCCAAGTTACTAGATCTAGAGTTAAGTTTTGGGGAAGGAACAGTTTCATCCCATTGGGCATGACTTTGTTTTCCTGActacttaaaatattttgtttgctgaAAAATTCTCTGGTGATGCTGGCCCTTCCTTGGGATCCGAGAAGAGTCCTCTCAAGCCAGGAAGATCTAACTGAAACCAGTATCTAGCAGTTTAGTGAACTCTCATTCCAAGAAGGCTATTGCATCCAATTCTTCCTGGTGATAGATTACCCAGAATGTGTCAAGTGTTCTGTACTACGTTCTACCATTTTCCTGCTTCCTTTCAGCAATGAAATTTTTAGTGGCTTCAGTCCCTTAGCACTAGTATTTAACTGATTCTTCTCGCCTCTGGTATTTTGAGGGGTCTTTGTTGTTGAACAGAATAGTTGATAGTGGTAACATAGAATTTTGAGGACTCTTGGGGGTTCTCACCATGTGTATGATCACTTAATTATCTTGTGGTTGCAGCTGTTTTCAGCTTGGCCTTGATCATTTGCTGCACGAGGTCTGGAAGAGTTTAGCCATCTTTTTTTCACAATTCTGTTCCTACAGCCTGCTACTCAGCAACACCACTAGTTTGCATCCTTGGCCATGAGCTTTTTGCTATTTTTACATCTCATCTCTTTGAGTTTGTCATGTTTGTGTGATGCTGTTGGTACAAGGCCTTTAGAAGCAATGCATTTTAAGAGGATTTCTTAAAGGTTAAAAGACTGGGGGAACAACTTCACCTCGATACAAAGCTTGGTTCTCAAACTTTGATGCTCAGGTTGGTATAGTGTGCAAACTTAGTTCCATGCACCAAGCCTATTGCTGTCGTCCAGTCATTGTGTTGTATGAGGAGGGTTGGTGGCGGAGGTGCTATGGTGATGCTGGGAATCTCATTTTTACTTCCTGGTTCTAGGCATTGCAGTATGCAACATTCCCTCCTCCTCTGTGGAAGAGACTGCTGACTCTACCCTCTGTCATATCTTGAACCTGTATCGTCGGGTTACTTGGCTTCATCAGGCTATGAGGGATGGAAATCGAGCCTCCAGCATGGAGCAAATTCGAGAGGTGGCTGGAGGTGCTGTGCGTATCCGTGGTGAGACGTTGGGCATCATTGGTCTTGGTAAGAAATGGTGACAGGCTAAAGAGAGAGATTTGAAAGCTTCTGAGAATGTTGGTGTCAATCTCAACCTCTAGAATAGATAATCTTGCAGCAGCTGTTAACTAGTGAAACACTCGAGCTAACTTGTATAGACATCAGACTTCTGATTTACACCTCCAGTGCCCTAGGGTGCAGTGCTTCTGGGCTACAGTCTGGTAGTAAGACCTTTTCTCGTGTCCCAATGATTAGAAAAACCAGAAGTTTCATATGGCCCTTCTAGCAATAGTTGTGTCACCATGCATGGTAGCCATAGCGTTGGAAGCTTTTTGTGTATTTCTGATATCAGACTGTTCCAGAAGCACTTGTTGTCAGGTCATCTGTTCCCCAATCTGGGTGTAGGGCCTGTGGATCAAGGTATAGACCTAGGTTTGAGACCCTCTGTCTGTTTCATCAAAGGGCTGAGGacagctggctgctccagcaTAGGCGAGGGCTAATTCTCATCATGAAGTAATACAGAACTATATAGATGATCACTGTCTGCTTTACCATTTTTCTCAGGGGTGTCCCAAGGGCTCTTGAGCCCTAGGAATGACTTTTATCTGTACTCTTGTCCCTAGCAGCTTTGTATTGTGCTTGTATTGCATTTTGCTTGACATAAGTATGTTTTCTCTTTTGAAGGCCGAGTTGGGCAGGCAGTGGCCCTGAGAGCCAAGCCTTTTGGCTTCAATGTGATTTTCTATGATCCGTATCTGCCAGATGGTGTGGAGCGATCCCTGGGGTTACAGCGAATAGGAACACTGCAGGACCTACTAATGCACAGTGATTGCATCACACTGCACTGCAGTCTTAATGAACATAATCATCACCTCATCAATGATTTCACTATTAAACAGGTGCACCCTGAAGCTTGTTTTCCCCCAAAAGTGCTTCACGAATGAATACAGACCGCTGCTGCCATAAAGGTTGATAGCTTATGAATTCTGCTACCTCTGCTGTCTAGCTTTTGCAGTCTTCAGAGGCTGGGAGTGTGTGGGTTGGGGTGCCTGGGCTCTGTGCTGTGCAGAATTTGTTCTTGGGAAATGAATAGGATTGACTCTGAATATTTCATTTATAAAGGACATTTTAGGTAATTTAGTttcaaattacatttaaaatgagTAACTGATAAGGCTTGGTAAAGCCAGGAGTGATTTGATCCGCGGCTGTGTAAGTGCCTTTATAAGCTTTGCAGGAAGGCAGGAATTCTCACGCTTTTTCTCCTTTTCCAGATGCGTCACGGCTGCTTTCTGGTGAACACAGCCCGTGGGGGACTGGTAGATGAGAAGGCCTTGGCACAAGCCTTGAAGGAAGGTAGAATAAGAGGAACAGCACTAGATGTGCATGAGTCTGAACCCTTCAGGTAACACTGCAGCCGTACACTTGCTACCATCCTGTGGCTGTTCTGCACTGGTTAATTCTTTAGTTTCATTTGGGTTGTGGTTGCATTTGGGAGGACAGACAGGGAATTTCACTTTCCAGCAGAAACCAcatgtttgtttttctgtcaCAGCTTTGCTCAGGGTCCCCTAAAAGATGCTCCCAATGTGATCTGCACCCCTCACACAGCCTGGTACAGTGAGCAGGCTTCCATTGAGTCCAGGGAAGATGCAGCTAAAGAAATCCGCAGAGCTATCACAGGTAATGTGGGAGGTCAGGTCCGCC
This window encodes:
- the LOC142020992 gene encoding C-terminal-binding protein 2 isoform X1, which translates into the protein MRATPASAPRGSARDSGPAPEALLNTRKRGVAARAGAGPGPGPSHSPPYPRPGLEPSRASGGGSGPSEQEPDVVFTAEVAVSDTLCSMFHLYGCAVRSAPRRTGRCPGRPGPRLSLTRPGPSASSWESGPGARRVAQGIGAKGPVQRLPSGPLRSGWACLMDRHKVKRQRLDRICEGIRPPIVNGPMPARPLVALLDGRDCTVEMPILKDVATVAFCDAQSTQEIHEKVLNEAVGALMYHTITLSRQDLEKFKALRVIVRIGSGYDNVDIKSAAELGIAVCNIPSSSVEETADSTLCHILNLYRRVTWLHQAMRDGNRASSMEQIREVAGGAVRIRGETLGIIGLGRVGQAVALRAKPFGFNVIFYDPYLPDGVERSLGLQRIGTLQDLLMHSDCITLHCSLNEHNHHLINDFTIKQMRHGCFLVNTARGGLVDEKALAQALKEGRIRGTALDVHESEPFSFAQGPLKDAPNVICTPHTAWYSEQASIESREDAAKEIRRAITGHIPDTLRNCVNKEYLLLAAQWSSIDPAAVHPELNGAAAYRFPPGVVGVAAPGLPEPAVVEGIVAHGMPSVSHSTPRTPSPGETSKKDPDREMPADQ
- the LOC142020992 gene encoding C-terminal-binding protein 2 isoform X3; this translates as MDRHKVKRQRLDRICEGIRPPIVNGPMPARPLVALLDGRDCTVEMPILKDVATVAFCDAQSTQEIHEKVLNEAVGALMYHTITLSRQDLEKFKALRVIVRIGSGYDNVDIKSAAELGIAVCNIPSSSVEETADSTLCHILNLYRRVTWLHQAMRDGNRASSMEQIREVAGGAVRIRGETLGIIGLGRVGQAVALRAKPFGFNVIFYDPYLPDGVERSLGLQRIGTLQDLLMHSDCITLHCSLNEHNHHLINDFTIKQMRHGCFLVNTARGGLVDEKALAQALKEGRIRGTALDVHESEPFSFAQGPLKDAPNVICTPHTAWYSEQASIESREDAAKEIRRAITGHIPDTLRNCVNKEYLLLAAQWSSIDPAAVHPELNGAAAYRFPPGVVGVAAPGLPEPAVVEGIVAHGMPSVSHSTPRTPSPGETSKKDPDREMPADQ
- the LOC142020992 gene encoding C-terminal-binding protein 2 isoform X2; this encodes MRATPASAPRGSARDSGPAPEALLNTRKRGVAARAGAGPGPGPSHSPPYPRPGLEPSRASGGGSGPSEQEPDVVFTAEVAVSDTLCSMFHLYGCAVRSAPRRTGRCPGRPGPRLSLTRPGPSASSWESGPGARRVAQGIGAKGPVQRLPSGPLRSGWACLMDRHKVKRQRLDRICEGIRPPIVNGPMPARPLVALLDGRDCTVEMPILKDVATVAFCDAQSTQEIHEKVLNEAVGALMYHTITLSRQDLEKFKALRVIVRIGSGYDNVDIKSAAELGIAVCNIPSSSVEETADSTLCHILNLYRRVTWLHQAMRDGNRASSMEQIREVAGGAVRIRGETLGIIGLGRVGQAVALRAKPFGFNVIFYDPYLPDGVERSLGLQRIGTLQDLLMHSDCITLHCSLNEHNHHLINDFTIKQMRHGCFLVNTARGGLVDEKALAQALKEGRIRGTALDVHESEPFSFAQGPLKDAPNVICTPHTAWYSEQASIESREDAAKEIRRAITGFLQE